In the genome of Neovison vison isolate M4711 chromosome 3, ASM_NN_V1, whole genome shotgun sequence, one region contains:
- the SPC25 gene encoding kinetochore protein Spc25 isoform X2, producing MIEDELALFDKSINEFWNKFKSSVSDTSCQMVGLRDTYKDSIKACAEKLSVKLKEEERMVEMFLEYQNQICRQNNVIQEKKDNLLRLIARIKDKKQELEVLTSNIQDLKEEYAKKKETISAANKANEERLKRLQKSADLYKDRLGLEIRKIYGDKLQFIFTNIDPKHPENPFMFSLHLNEAREYEVSDSSPHLECLTEFQENVRKTNNFSAFLANVRKAFTAMVYN from the exons ATGATAGAGGACGAACTCGCACTGTTTGATAAAAGCATAAATGAGTTTTGGAATAAATTCAAAAGCAGTGTCAGTGACACTTCCTGTCAGATGGTGGGACTGAGAGACACctacaaagactccatcaaagcATGTGCAG AAAAGCTGTCTGTgaaattaaaggaagaagaaCGAATGGTTGAGATGTTTTTGGAGTATCAAAATC AAATCTGTAGGCAGAATAACgtcattcaagaaaaaaaagataacttgtTAAGGTTGATTGctagaataaaagacaaaaagcagGAACTGGAAGTACTGACCTCAAATATTCAGGATCTTAAGGAGGAATATGCTAAGAAGAAGGAAA ctATTTCTGCTGCTAACAAAGCTAATGAAGAGAGGTTGAAAAGACTACAGAAATCTGCAGATTTATATAAAGATCGACTTGGACTAGAAATTCGTAAAATTTATG GTGATAAATTACAGTTTATATTCACTAATATTGACCCTAAGCATCCTGAGAACCCATTTATGTTTTCCCTCCACCTAAATGAAGCCAGGGAGTATGAAG tgtCAGATAGTTCTCCTCATCTTGAGTGCCTGACAGAATTCCAAGAGAATGTAAGGAAGACCAACAATTTCTCGGCTTTTCTTGCCAATGTTCGGAAAGCTTTTACTGCTATGGTCTATAATTAA
- the SPC25 gene encoding kinetochore protein Spc25 isoform X1, giving the protein MHAFSPKMIEDELALFDKSINEFWNKFKSSVSDTSCQMVGLRDTYKDSIKACAEKLSVKLKEEERMVEMFLEYQNQICRQNNVIQEKKDNLLRLIARIKDKKQELEVLTSNIQDLKEEYAKKKETISAANKANEERLKRLQKSADLYKDRLGLEIRKIYGDKLQFIFTNIDPKHPENPFMFSLHLNEAREYEVSDSSPHLECLTEFQENVRKTNNFSAFLANVRKAFTAMVYN; this is encoded by the exons ATGCACG CATTTTCTCCCAAAATGATAGAGGACGAACTCGCACTGTTTGATAAAAGCATAAATGAGTTTTGGAATAAATTCAAAAGCAGTGTCAGTGACACTTCCTGTCAGATGGTGGGACTGAGAGACACctacaaagactccatcaaagcATGTGCAG AAAAGCTGTCTGTgaaattaaaggaagaagaaCGAATGGTTGAGATGTTTTTGGAGTATCAAAATC AAATCTGTAGGCAGAATAACgtcattcaagaaaaaaaagataacttgtTAAGGTTGATTGctagaataaaagacaaaaagcagGAACTGGAAGTACTGACCTCAAATATTCAGGATCTTAAGGAGGAATATGCTAAGAAGAAGGAAA ctATTTCTGCTGCTAACAAAGCTAATGAAGAGAGGTTGAAAAGACTACAGAAATCTGCAGATTTATATAAAGATCGACTTGGACTAGAAATTCGTAAAATTTATG GTGATAAATTACAGTTTATATTCACTAATATTGACCCTAAGCATCCTGAGAACCCATTTATGTTTTCCCTCCACCTAAATGAAGCCAGGGAGTATGAAG tgtCAGATAGTTCTCCTCATCTTGAGTGCCTGACAGAATTCCAAGAGAATGTAAGGAAGACCAACAATTTCTCGGCTTTTCTTGCCAATGTTCGGAAAGCTTTTACTGCTATGGTCTATAATTAA